In Paenibacillus hexagrammi, the following are encoded in one genomic region:
- a CDS encoding NADH:flavin oxidoreductase/NADH oxidase, whose protein sequence is MSQLFSAYQLNNLQLKNRVVMAPMCQYSVTAKDGKPNEWHYVHYLSRAIGGTGLIIMEMTDVHPDGRISDYDLGLWSDEHIPAYARIIDGVHSHGAKIGIQIAHAGRKAEDAEVPVAPSAIAFPGSRYKTPRALSTDEVKQMVQLFGDAARRAVQAGVDMIELHGAHGYLIHQFQSALTNKREDEYGQDLSRFGVEVIQAVKKEMPAGMPLVFRISAVEYADGGYDIDYAIKLCQAYRDAGVDAFHVSSGGEGAAGVKKPGNYPGYQVPYARSIREAVGVPVIAVGMLEDPALAESVVSNEDADMVGIARGLLRDPYWATHAAIALKSEETHIPKQYERGY, encoded by the coding sequence ATGAGTCAGCTTTTCTCTGCTTATCAACTTAACAATTTACAGCTAAAGAATCGGGTCGTCATGGCTCCGATGTGCCAATATTCCGTAACAGCCAAAGACGGTAAGCCGAATGAGTGGCATTACGTGCATTATCTCAGCAGAGCGATTGGCGGAACGGGACTGATTATTATGGAAATGACGGACGTCCATCCGGATGGGCGGATCAGCGACTATGATCTGGGCTTGTGGTCCGATGAGCATATCCCGGCTTATGCCCGTATTATTGACGGGGTCCATTCACACGGGGCGAAGATCGGCATCCAAATTGCCCATGCCGGACGCAAGGCGGAGGATGCAGAAGTGCCGGTCGCTCCGTCGGCTATTGCTTTTCCGGGATCGCGCTATAAGACCCCGCGCGCTTTATCAACGGATGAAGTCAAACAAATGGTGCAGCTGTTTGGCGATGCGGCCCGACGTGCCGTCCAGGCAGGCGTCGATATGATCGAGCTGCATGGCGCTCACGGCTATTTGATTCACCAGTTCCAGTCTGCGCTGACGAACAAGCGGGAAGACGAGTACGGCCAGGATCTCAGCCGATTCGGCGTCGAGGTCATTCAAGCTGTGAAGAAGGAAATGCCGGCAGGCATGCCGCTCGTATTCCGAATCTCCGCTGTAGAATACGCGGATGGAGGCTACGATATTGACTATGCTATTAAGCTTTGCCAAGCTTACCGCGACGCAGGTGTAGACGCCTTTCACGTCAGCTCAGGCGGTGAAGGCGCTGCGGGAGTGAAGAAGCCCGGCAATTACCCGGGCTATCAAGTGCCTTACGCGCGAAGCATACGTGAGGCCGTTGGCGTGCCTGTTATAGCGGTGGGCATGCTGGAGGATCCGGCTCTCGCTGAGTCGGTCGTCAGCAACGAGGATGCCGATATGGTCGGCATTGCCCGCGGTCTGTTGAGAGACCCTTACTGGGCGACTCATGCCGCTATCGCGCTTAAAAGCGAGGAGACCCACATTCCTAAGCAGTACGAGCGCGGATATTAA
- a CDS encoding aldo/keto reductase — translation MTATNLQDTTTLHNGVRMPWFGLGVFKVEEGNEVVEAVKTAIRNGYRSIDTAAIYQNEAGVGQGIREALQESGLRREDLFITSKVWNADLGYETAIAAYEKSLQLLGLEYLDLYLIHWPKKGLYKEAWRALETLYKEGRVKAIGVSNFQIHHLEDVMKDAEVKPMVNQVEYHPLLTQQELLTFCKQQGIQLEAWSPLMQGRLLDNPVLSDIAGKHGKSVAQVILRWDLQNGVVTIPKSIKEHRIIENAAIFDFTLSDEEMGRIDSLNEDRRIGPDPDNFNF, via the coding sequence ATGACCGCTACAAATCTGCAAGACACAACTACACTCCATAACGGAGTCCGCATGCCTTGGTTTGGGCTCGGCGTTTTTAAAGTAGAGGAAGGAAATGAAGTTGTAGAAGCTGTAAAAACCGCGATCCGTAACGGATACCGCAGTATTGATACAGCAGCGATTTACCAGAACGAAGCCGGTGTGGGACAAGGCATTCGCGAGGCGCTTCAAGAATCCGGACTGCGTAGAGAGGACCTTTTCATTACTTCAAAAGTATGGAATGCAGACCTTGGCTACGAAACAGCTATTGCTGCTTACGAAAAAAGCTTGCAGCTTCTGGGCCTGGAGTACTTAGACCTCTACCTCATCCATTGGCCGAAAAAGGGACTCTATAAAGAAGCCTGGAGAGCTCTGGAGACACTCTATAAAGAAGGCCGCGTGAAGGCAATCGGTGTCAGCAACTTTCAAATCCACCATTTGGAGGATGTCATGAAGGATGCCGAGGTGAAGCCGATGGTGAATCAAGTGGAGTACCACCCGCTGCTTACCCAGCAGGAGCTGCTGACCTTCTGCAAACAGCAAGGAATTCAATTGGAAGCCTGGTCCCCGCTCATGCAGGGCCGATTGTTGGATAATCCGGTTCTCTCGGACATCGCCGGGAAGCATGGCAAATCCGTGGCTCAGGTTATTTTGCGTTGGGACCTTCAGAACGGTGTAGTGACGATTCCGAAGTCGATTAAGGAGCATCGCATCATCGAAAATGCCGCTATCTTCGACTTTACTTTGTCTGACGAGGAGATGGGTCGGATCGATAGCTTAAACGAGGATCGCCGGATTGGCCCTGATCCGGATAACTTCAACTTTTAA
- a CDS encoding winged helix-turn-helix transcriptional regulator, protein MKKYNISVEATLEVIGGKWKSVILCHLTHGKKRTSDLKRSMPAITQKMLTQQLRELEEDGIINRIVYQQVPPRVEYELSEYGWSLKPVLDSLCAWGEQHIVKEYGDKTAVLEDNGLNDLS, encoded by the coding sequence ATGAAGAAATACAACATTTCCGTAGAAGCGACACTTGAGGTTATCGGGGGAAAATGGAAGAGTGTCATCCTCTGCCACCTCACCCATGGGAAAAAGCGGACCAGCGATCTCAAGCGCAGTATGCCCGCTATCACACAGAAAATGCTGACCCAGCAGCTCAGGGAGCTTGAAGAGGACGGGATTATTAACCGGATCGTCTATCAACAAGTGCCGCCGCGAGTGGAATATGAATTAAGCGAATACGGCTGGAGCTTGAAGCCGGTACTGGATTCCCTGTGCGCGTGGGGAGAGCAGCATATCGTGAAGGAGTATGGCGATAAAACAGCGGTACTTGAGGACAATGGTCTTAATGATTTGAGCTGA
- a CDS encoding TetR/AcrR family transcriptional regulator: MSYELPIDGLQTAVYNGNYKNYFGFLGLYMENVSCGVVEVRGYMDEAVRLRIINEAADLFKSKGYKSVTVSEIADRLGMSKKTLYVYFSSKEEMAEAVLDRTMSVIADKVTVQLKREDDPLGILRDTFLTIKEEIVKLPALFLEDMQKQAPALWAKVEAFRSRQLAFIEHLLTRAQQNGQIRDVNPALASAMMMDCIQRMVRPDFAAKHGVTIVEVADTLFAMMMSGLRTDQA, from the coding sequence ATGTCTTACGAACTGCCCATTGACGGCCTGCAAACGGCTGTGTACAATGGAAACTATAAAAACTATTTTGGTTTCCTTGGTTTATATATGGAGAATGTATCATGCGGTGTTGTGGAGGTAAGAGGGTACATGGATGAAGCTGTTCGTCTGCGCATTATTAATGAAGCCGCGGACTTGTTCAAAAGCAAAGGCTACAAGAGCGTAACGGTGAGCGAGATCGCAGACCGGCTCGGTATGAGCAAGAAGACGCTATATGTGTATTTCAGCAGTAAGGAAGAGATGGCGGAGGCGGTGCTGGATAGGACGATGAGTGTCATCGCAGATAAGGTTACTGTTCAGTTGAAGCGGGAAGACGATCCCTTGGGGATTCTCCGGGATACCTTTTTGACAATTAAAGAGGAGATCGTGAAGCTGCCTGCTTTATTTTTGGAGGATATGCAGAAGCAGGCGCCGGCTCTATGGGCCAAGGTGGAGGCTTTTCGTTCCCGTCAGCTGGCCTTTATCGAACATCTCCTGACTCGTGCGCAGCAGAATGGACAGATTCGGGACGTCAATCCGGCTCTGGCATCCGCCATGATGATGGATTGTATTCAAAGAATGGTGCGGCCGGATTTTGCAGCCAAGCATGGCGTTACCATCGTGGAGGTAGCGGATACGCTTTTTGCCATGATGATGAGCGGGCTTCGTACGGATCAAGCTTAA
- a CDS encoding phosphoenolpyruvate synthase — MDTYVLDFHRIDKSSLPLVGGKGANLGEMTQAGFPVPPGFCVTTEAYRVFLSGSEQMGDYFRQLEDIQAEQLERIAVLGSAIREHLNQVPIPVDIKDAILGSWMRSGQEAAYAVRSSATAEDLPTASFAGQQDTYLNVRGEEQLMQAIRRCWASLFTDRAISYRAKNHFDHRAVHLSVVVQQMVFPEVSGIMFTADPISGHRGTVSIDASFGLGEALVSGLVSADLYQVRAGTLIDKKIARKKLAIYSLPEGGTVTRDLPEDEQERQALADPQIMELATLGNTIKGHYGSDQDIEWCLAQGRFYIVQSRPITSLYPLAEVHTEPGDCPHVLLSFGHQQMMTDAMKPMGLSNLRTMLPAGKPSVRSESTLTAAAGGRMFVDITKLFALKPARKLFPRLLSGIDEMMGSGVGEFIQREEFIRHIPFQPGLKKDVLGFMGPIVLKAIWKLLFASPNKALPYVESYIQTAIAQRRSDLDGLTGPERVMRIQEQIGTLLRRMFQDLMPYPMSGLMSSRLIKNLLQRWIGDDEALHVLNKSLIGNVTSEMGLMIGDLADQARPYPQVIELIRRGSGHTQQFREQLRGVEGGREFGEAWDRFMTLYGMRCPGEIDITRPRWREDPSTLLPSIDSHMRSVQPGEHRAKFAQGADDAEHAARELLERLRRQPLGWFKAKLMGRLIRVFRVQMGLREHPKYMMMQQFGLIREGLREEGRLLAEKGVLPREEDVFFLTLDELLKLSEGSVPDGLEPLLEARKQDLERFRKLTPPRVMTSEGEIITGKRRQQDAPAGALLGTPVSAGVVEGIARVVLRPEEAKLNKGEIMIAPFTDPGWTPLFHSAVGLVMEVGGLMTHGAVVAREYGLPAVVGIDGATGLIRDGDRIRLDGTRGYVLVLERSGER; from the coding sequence ATGGATACGTATGTGTTGGATTTTCACCGCATTGATAAAAGCAGTCTACCGCTAGTAGGAGGCAAGGGGGCTAACCTCGGGGAAATGACGCAGGCAGGCTTCCCGGTGCCGCCGGGTTTTTGTGTGACGACAGAGGCTTACCGTGTATTTCTTTCGGGTAGTGAGCAGATGGGCGACTACTTTCGTCAGCTGGAGGACATTCAAGCAGAGCAGCTGGAGAGAATTGCTGTGCTGGGAAGCGCGATTCGCGAGCATTTGAACCAGGTCCCGATACCGGTTGACATCAAGGACGCCATTCTTGGCAGCTGGATGCGCTCGGGTCAAGAAGCTGCCTATGCAGTAAGGTCTAGCGCAACGGCGGAAGACCTGCCGACGGCTTCGTTCGCGGGCCAGCAAGATACGTATCTGAATGTGCGCGGTGAAGAGCAGCTCATGCAGGCGATTCGTCGCTGCTGGGCGTCTTTGTTCACCGATCGGGCGATTTCGTATCGGGCTAAGAACCATTTTGACCACCGTGCGGTACATTTGTCTGTCGTTGTGCAGCAGATGGTCTTTCCCGAGGTGTCGGGCATTATGTTTACCGCCGACCCTATAAGCGGACATCGGGGGACCGTATCGATCGACGCCAGCTTTGGTCTGGGCGAAGCGCTAGTCTCTGGACTCGTCTCCGCCGATCTGTACCAGGTGCGCGCCGGAACACTGATCGATAAAAAAATCGCACGTAAAAAGCTGGCGATTTATTCTTTACCGGAAGGGGGCACCGTGACCCGGGATTTACCCGAAGACGAGCAGGAACGGCAAGCACTGGCTGATCCGCAAATTATGGAGCTTGCGACGCTGGGGAATACGATTAAGGGTCACTATGGCTCAGACCAGGATATCGAGTGGTGCTTGGCGCAGGGGCGCTTTTACATCGTGCAGAGCAGACCCATTACGTCCTTATATCCCTTGGCTGAGGTTCATACAGAACCCGGCGACTGCCCGCATGTGCTCCTCTCCTTCGGTCACCAGCAAATGATGACCGATGCGATGAAGCCAATGGGATTGTCCAACCTTCGCACGATGCTGCCGGCGGGGAAGCCTTCTGTCCGCTCAGAAAGTACACTCACGGCTGCAGCAGGCGGCCGGATGTTCGTCGACATCACCAAGCTGTTCGCTTTAAAGCCTGCTAGGAAGCTTTTCCCCCGTTTGCTAAGCGGTATCGATGAAATGATGGGAAGCGGAGTAGGGGAGTTCATACAGCGGGAGGAGTTCATTCGCCATATTCCCTTCCAGCCTGGCCTGAAGAAGGATGTGCTGGGGTTCATGGGCCCCATTGTGCTGAAGGCCATTTGGAAGCTGCTGTTCGCATCTCCGAATAAAGCGCTTCCCTACGTGGAGTCATATATTCAAACAGCGATCGCGCAAAGAAGGAGCGACTTAGATGGATTGACCGGACCCGAGCGTGTCATGCGCATACAAGAACAAATCGGAACCCTGCTGCGCCGGATGTTTCAAGATTTAATGCCCTATCCGATGTCGGGGCTGATGTCATCACGTCTCATTAAAAATTTGCTCCAGCGCTGGATAGGTGATGACGAGGCGCTGCATGTCCTCAACAAATCGCTCATTGGCAACGTGACCAGTGAAATGGGGCTGATGATTGGCGATTTGGCGGATCAAGCACGCCCTTATCCCCAAGTGATTGAGCTGATTCGCCGAGGTTCAGGACATACGCAGCAATTTCGCGAGCAGCTTCGCGGTGTGGAAGGCGGCCGCGAGTTCGGGGAAGCATGGGACCGCTTCATGACATTGTACGGCATGCGCTGCCCCGGTGAAATTGACATCACGCGGCCTAGATGGCGCGAGGACCCAAGCACGCTGCTGCCGTCCATCGACAGCCACATGCGCAGCGTGCAGCCCGGCGAGCACCGGGCGAAATTCGCGCAGGGTGCCGATGATGCGGAGCACGCAGCGCGCGAGCTGCTGGAGCGGCTGAGAAGACAGCCGCTGGGATGGTTCAAGGCGAAGCTGATGGGTCGCTTGATTCGCGTATTTCGGGTGCAGATGGGGCTGCGCGAGCACCCCAAATATATGATGATGCAGCAGTTCGGCCTAATCCGCGAAGGGCTTCGCGAAGAGGGGCGCCTGCTGGCGGAGAAGGGCGTGCTTCCGCGTGAGGAAGACGTGTTCTTCCTCACGCTGGATGAGCTGCTGAAGCTGTCCGAGGGCTCGGTACCGGACGGCCTCGAGCCGCTTTTGGAAGCGCGGAAGCAGGACCTGGAGCGCTTCCGCAAGCTGACCCCGCCGCGCGTTATGACGAGCGAGGGCGAGATCATCACCGGCAAGCGGCGTCAGCAGGACGCGCCGGCGGGGGCGCTGCTCGGCACGCCGGTGTCGGCGGGCGTCGTCGAAGGGATCGCCCGCGTCGTCCTGCGTCCGGAGGAGGCGAAGCTGAATAAGGGCGAGATTATGATCGCGCCCTTCACCGACCCCGGCTGGACGCCGCTGTTTCATTCGGCCGTCGGCCTCGTCATGGAGGTCGGCGGACTGATGACTCACGGCGCGGTCGTCGCCCGGGAGTACGGTCTTCCCGCCGTCGTCGGCATCGACGGCGCAACGGGTCTCATCCGGGACGGCGACCGGATTCGGCTCGACGGCACGCGCGGGTATGTGCTCGTGCTCGAGCGAAGCGGAGAACGCTGA
- a CDS encoding PadR family transcriptional regulator, whose product MNTIQYVMLSLLAREPLSGYDIKQQMNGRISPFYKINNNQLYPVLAKLETEGLVELHAHERESYRPAKKIYKITDAGLEKLKEWVVEPSEPESFQMEFLLKQYSSWLVDLGS is encoded by the coding sequence ATGAACACCATTCAATATGTCATGCTGAGCCTTTTAGCCAGGGAGCCGCTGAGCGGCTATGATATCAAGCAGCAGATGAACGGCCGGATAAGTCCGTTTTACAAAATTAATAACAATCAATTGTATCCCGTTCTTGCTAAACTGGAGACGGAGGGACTAGTGGAGCTGCATGCTCATGAGCGGGAGTCGTATCGCCCGGCCAAGAAGATTTACAAGATTACGGATGCAGGACTCGAAAAGCTGAAAGAATGGGTGGTAGAACCAAGTGAACCAGAGTCCTTTCAGATGGAGTTTTTGCTTAAGCAATATAGCTCTTGGCTTGTTGATTTGGGAAGCTAA
- a CDS encoding MDR family MFS transporter, with translation MEKKNNKSLVLTGLLIGLIFAELDETVVSTAMPTIIRELHGLSLYGWVAGVYMLAVTIAMPILGKLADLYGRKRVYLSCMALFITGSIVCGLAPSMAMLLVGRGIQGIGAGGLMPLALVIIGETYPLEQRAKIQSLFGPMMILPQLLGPTVGGYFVGHFNWHWVFLINIPVGLIAAAVLSMGMRETKGEERRSIDWAGAGTLVMALLSLLLAPVLIDNQNLSWSSPVIIALLVLSALLVAVFIRIESRVKEPIIPLGLFRNRNVVVLSTLVFIMMLGLMGGIATFPFFAQNVMGLTPTASGYLMLAFMAGAIPSSIINGFLITKIPYRTLFIVCFALPVIGVYLLTQISVHTTIYFIIAAFFILGLGIGALFGGDNLIVQESVEKENSGVALGTVQLFQSLGATIGLSIFGSLLARNIRNGVSGMASQLPEGTSDTIATGGIPAGLSPDILLKVQNVFVGSFQHIFYISLGFIIAAFFVCWFLKKKSSRSGSLRKKRQYLLPRTPNSLNTGPSRCFCMRGNNHRLWLIRSITTLLSKAASLDNFV, from the coding sequence GTGGAGAAAAAGAACAATAAATCGCTCGTGCTGACCGGCCTGTTAATCGGTCTGATCTTCGCAGAGCTGGATGAAACGGTGGTTTCGACAGCTATGCCCACAATTATTCGCGAGCTTCACGGATTATCTTTATACGGATGGGTAGCGGGAGTGTATATGCTTGCCGTGACCATCGCCATGCCCATTCTAGGTAAGCTTGCCGATTTATACGGGCGCAAACGGGTGTATCTGAGCTGCATGGCATTGTTCATTACCGGCTCGATTGTATGCGGGCTGGCGCCTTCCATGGCCATGCTGCTGGTGGGCAGGGGCATACAGGGGATTGGTGCCGGAGGTCTGATGCCGCTCGCGCTCGTCATTATCGGGGAAACGTATCCGCTTGAGCAGCGGGCGAAGATTCAGAGTCTGTTCGGCCCCATGATGATTCTGCCTCAGCTGCTTGGTCCCACAGTCGGAGGTTATTTCGTAGGTCATTTTAATTGGCACTGGGTGTTCTTAATTAACATTCCGGTTGGGCTCATCGCTGCGGCTGTGCTTTCTATGGGAATGCGTGAAACCAAAGGGGAAGAGAGACGGAGTATCGACTGGGCAGGTGCAGGAACACTCGTAATGGCTCTGCTGTCGCTGCTGCTTGCGCCGGTGTTGATCGACAACCAGAATCTGAGCTGGTCCTCGCCGGTTATCATCGCCTTGCTTGTGCTGTCTGCACTGTTGGTCGCTGTCTTCATCCGTATCGAGTCCAGGGTTAAGGAGCCAATCATTCCGCTAGGCCTGTTCCGCAACCGTAATGTCGTGGTACTCTCCACGCTTGTATTCATTATGATGCTGGGGCTCATGGGCGGCATTGCCACCTTTCCATTCTTCGCGCAAAATGTCATGGGGCTGACCCCAACGGCATCCGGGTACCTCATGCTGGCGTTCATGGCGGGAGCTATCCCCTCCAGTATCATCAACGGATTTCTGATTACAAAAATACCTTATCGAACTTTGTTTATTGTCTGCTTCGCGCTGCCGGTCATCGGTGTCTACCTTCTGACGCAAATTAGCGTGCATACGACCATTTATTTCATTATCGCGGCCTTCTTTATCCTCGGTCTCGGCATTGGCGCCTTGTTCGGCGGAGATAATTTAATCGTGCAGGAGTCCGTCGAAAAAGAAAACAGCGGCGTGGCGCTCGGCACGGTACAATTGTTCCAGTCGCTCGGCGCTACAATCGGTCTAAGTATCTTCGGAAGCCTGCTCGCAAGGAACATTCGAAACGGCGTATCCGGCATGGCAAGTCAGCTTCCGGAAGGGACGTCCGACACGATCGCTACCGGAGGCATTCCGGCGGGATTGTCCCCAGACATTCTGCTTAAAGTCCAGAACGTGTTTGTAGGGTCCTTCCAACATATCTTTTACATCTCGCTGGGCTTCATCATTGCAGCCTTCTTCGTCTGCTGGTTCCTCAAAAAGAAGTCCTCACGAAGCGGGAGTCTGAGGAAGAAGCGGCAGTACCTGTTACCCAGAACTCCTAACAGTTTAAACACCGGCCCGAGCCGGTGTTTTTGCATGCGAGGTAATAACCACAGGCTATGGCTCATCAGGAGCATTACGACTTTACTTTCAAAAGCGGCTTCCTTAGACAATTTCGTCTGA
- a CDS encoding DUF2269 family protein: protein MFGLLLVVHIFASIAVIGPAFVMPIIRRSARTVGQLHFALGVTSKLTIILKIGGTVLILTGVCLMIITKMGLSQLWLNTAILLSLSMVVMIDGWIEPRVKKIFKLTAESQDQSKEIPAEFRLLIKKIVPIEAAAQLLMIAILALMVVKPF, encoded by the coding sequence TTGTTCGGATTACTGCTGGTCGTTCATATATTCGCCTCGATCGCCGTCATTGGCCCTGCATTCGTAATGCCTATCATCAGAAGATCTGCTAGAACCGTCGGCCAATTGCACTTCGCTTTAGGGGTGACTTCCAAACTTACCATTATACTCAAGATCGGCGGAACCGTACTCATTTTAACCGGTGTCTGCCTTATGATCATAACTAAGATGGGATTATCCCAATTATGGCTCAATACAGCCATACTGTTATCGCTCTCCATGGTCGTCATGATCGATGGATGGATTGAGCCGCGTGTGAAGAAGATCTTTAAGCTTACTGCCGAAAGCCAGGACCAGAGTAAGGAAATACCCGCCGAATTCAGATTATTGATAAAAAAGATCGTACCCATTGAGGCAGCAGCACAGCTGCTGATGATTGCCATATTGGCGCTTATGGTCGTTAAGCCATTTTAA
- a CDS encoding NAD(P)-dependent oxidoreductase, with product MKMIVFGATGNTGKRVLAQGIKMRHEITAFVRNSEKLYEQLGEHYAKQVKVIADDILDPVSVGEALAHQDVAILAAGHAGQGEEFIRMVDNIISQCEFQTSFSGRVWMMGGAGLLDIPNTDLIGNHLPGFPLEYRNHNWNFERLQRTQLDWSVMCPGTMIDSSELPAPVHLHVTTEILPIPMPETIKKYSEADIAGYLFSRFQELNVTYDDVVACMLDHLELGGAFKRKRVGLAYQSHSTIR from the coding sequence ATGAAAATGATTGTTTTTGGAGCGACGGGGAATACCGGGAAAAGAGTGTTGGCTCAGGGGATAAAAATGAGGCATGAAATAACCGCATTCGTGCGAAATTCCGAGAAGCTCTATGAGCAGCTAGGGGAGCATTACGCAAAGCAAGTAAAGGTGATAGCAGACGATATTTTGGACCCGGTGAGTGTCGGTGAGGCGCTCGCGCATCAAGACGTCGCTATTCTTGCAGCCGGCCATGCGGGCCAGGGAGAAGAGTTTATACGTATGGTTGATAACATAATCAGCCAATGCGAATTCCAAACCAGCTTCTCCGGGCGGGTATGGATGATGGGAGGAGCCGGTCTGCTGGATATTCCGAATACGGATCTTATCGGCAATCATTTACCCGGCTTTCCACTTGAGTATAGGAATCACAATTGGAATTTCGAAAGGCTGCAGCGGACGCAGCTTGATTGGTCCGTTATGTGTCCGGGCACAATGATCGATTCAAGCGAGCTGCCGGCTCCGGTTCATCTGCATGTAACAACGGAGATTTTGCCTATTCCGATGCCGGAGACGATCAAGAAATATTCCGAGGCAGATATAGCCGGTTACTTGTTCAGCCGATTTCAAGAGCTCAATGTAACGTATGATGATGTCGTAGCATGCATGTTGGATCATCTTGAACTCGGAGGGGCATTTAAAAGAAAAAGGGTTGGTCTAGCCTATCAAAGCCATAGCACGATACGCTAG
- a CDS encoding winged helix-turn-helix transcriptional regulator: protein MIHQRECPVETLLHVLGGKWKPMILWHLLESKKRFNDLEKLIPDVSQKMLSQHLRDLEREGIVDRTVYPDVPPRVEYSLSEYGITLIPVAEVMCAWGENHNKRKYEESAL from the coding sequence ATGATTCATCAGCGTGAATGTCCCGTCGAGACGCTTCTTCATGTTTTAGGCGGTAAATGGAAGCCTATGATTTTATGGCATTTGTTAGAATCCAAAAAGAGATTCAACGACCTGGAAAAGCTAATTCCCGATGTTTCGCAAAAAATGCTCTCGCAACATCTCCGAGATTTGGAACGAGAAGGCATCGTCGACAGAACGGTCTATCCAGACGTCCCCCCAAGGGTAGAATATTCGCTTAGCGAATATGGCATAACCTTGATTCCCGTAGCGGAAGTGATGTGTGCTTGGGGAGAAAATCATAATAAGCGGAAATATGAAGAGTCAGCGTTATAG